In Bdellovibrionota bacterium, one genomic interval encodes:
- a CDS encoding ComEC/Rec2 family competence protein: MWFIAIILSLIIGISEFDLFVRISDIASSLQSQCLKFTPDSFYKEIYAAIVCGKKLQSSEFSQNLKNLGIYHVIIVSGSHLIFLSLLVEKFFSSPRLSQLRFITLPLLATYALATGAEPPVVRALLSIGIDTYQKKKKLFWNQNEVIFISVLISLALFDPWKKSYSLLLSYVASVTLSLTGKQNLIAKNIWIYFLILPFLLPLSAPNPLSFITNMVLAPLIGFLFFPLSFLSYIIPYFYLLVDPLWKGFLFLCSAVGPELESLDKFQILISYMWMMAVALNIYGIYQEKKAFHGLP; encoded by the coding sequence ATGTGGTTCATAGCTATTATATTGAGTTTGATTATTGGAATTTCCGAATTTGACCTTTTTGTACGCATTTCGGATATTGCAAGCTCTCTCCAGTCTCAATGCTTAAAGTTTACGCCAGATAGTTTCTACAAAGAAATTTATGCAGCCATTGTCTGTGGAAAAAAACTTCAATCCTCTGAGTTTTCCCAGAACTTAAAAAATTTGGGGATTTATCACGTGATTATCGTTTCCGGTTCTCACTTAATTTTTTTAAGTCTATTGGTAGAAAAATTTTTTTCTTCACCTCGCTTAAGTCAACTTAGGTTTATTACTCTACCTCTTTTGGCCACTTATGCCCTAGCAACAGGAGCAGAGCCGCCAGTGGTAAGAGCGCTTTTGAGTATAGGCATCGACACTTACCAGAAAAAGAAAAAGTTATTTTGGAATCAAAACGAAGTAATTTTTATCTCAGTATTGATTTCCTTAGCCCTCTTTGACCCATGGAAAAAATCATATTCTTTACTCTTAAGCTATGTGGCCTCCGTAACATTAAGTCTGACCGGAAAGCAAAATCTCATTGCAAAAAATATTTGGATTTATTTTTTGATTCTACCCTTTCTACTCCCACTCTCTGCGCCGAACCCTCTGAGCTTTATTACCAATATGGTTTTGGCTCCGCTCATTGGTTTTCTATTTTTTCCTTTAAGTTTTTTGTCATACATCATTCCTTATTTTTACTTGCTGGTGGATCCACTATGGAAAGGGTTTTTATTTCTCTGTTCTGCAGTTGGACCAGAGCTAGAGAGTTTAGATAAATTTCAAATTTTGATTTCTTACATGTGGATGATGGCAGTAGCTTTAAATATCTACGGCATTTACCAAGAAAAGAAGGCGTTCCATGGTCTTCCTTAG
- a CDS encoding tetratricopeptide repeat protein: protein MKYIITFVFAVFSILTIVGCAHTPTNKGSAKQANAKKHAKKPSAVKKEADVISVQKSEEDGEGYTKKLIEKLEKEKSELEVQNSMLMQALSERKKAIHKLPKGEVVQQFPEFEELIFDQAKTAYREKDEERLQEAIRIMRANQPHSQTIESMFFWLAQLQENKNLNSQALVTYDEFIKIFPNSEYAPQALFLKGKLYEKLNLKPQALKIYSDIRKNYPHSREKHFAEAKLEIRAEAKLENKLRPQTKRK from the coding sequence ATGAAATATATTATTACGTTTGTATTTGCTGTATTCAGTATACTCACTATTGTAGGTTGCGCTCATACCCCAACAAACAAAGGCAGCGCAAAGCAAGCCAATGCGAAAAAACACGCGAAAAAACCAAGTGCTGTGAAAAAAGAGGCAGACGTCATTTCGGTACAAAAGAGCGAAGAAGATGGCGAAGGTTACACAAAAAAACTCATCGAAAAACTAGAAAAAGAAAAATCAGAGCTTGAAGTCCAAAATTCGATGCTTATGCAGGCGTTGAGCGAGAGAAAAAAAGCAATCCACAAACTTCCCAAAGGTGAAGTGGTACAGCAATTTCCAGAGTTTGAGGAATTGATCTTTGATCAGGCTAAAACTGCATACAGAGAGAAAGACGAAGAAAGGCTCCAAGAGGCGATTCGTATTATGAGAGCCAATCAACCTCATTCTCAGACCATTGAGAGTATGTTCTTCTGGCTAGCACAGCTTCAAGAGAACAAAAACTTAAATAGCCAGGCACTTGTGACATACGACGAGTTTATAAAGATTTTTCCAAACAGTGAATACGCTCCACAAGCTCTGTTTCTCAAGGGGAAACTCTATGAAAAACTAAACTTAAAACCTCAAGCCCTAAAAATCTACTCAGACATCCGAAAAAACTATCCCCACTCGAGAGAGAAGCATTTTGCGGAAGCAAAGCTTGAGATCAGAGCGGAAGCAAAGCTTGAAAATAAGTTACGACCACAAACGAAAAGGAAATAA
- a CDS encoding LysM peptidoglycan-binding domain-containing protein, producing the protein MKRILVNTSWVILLLFMAPVSAQDELSSEIDKLESGQLESESPVAEDPSQSAEDIESELNEEFGISNQKKAVEAAPEPVEAPEELPNEIAGPQDEVSPIVEETKSPEELNEELTLEETVPMDTEKKAQDFKPINPPPAKNLEETPVVEEEKLAPYIEPTQSEPTYSESVPNDFEERMHRIYSQFYTEATSDSAWTQIAGEKIKETYTVQPGDTLWDISVTFFGNGHYWPKVWQMNESITNPHLVSTGYVLKFVPGQIDTAPQLRITENGETQLVPGTTELSTKIEDPSIAAGRGEPTPIIPPPERKYAPVLTTLPPSLPYIMGPKSEGFDKDGFDIQNKRPAIQPAKVYLTSYLSEEKPIHVGKIIEMNEEDDETATLYETVFIQMTNGAQIGEKLSVHSLGPRIKDTAGRGMGYAVIQEGEVQIQELVNQKEDVYKALVIRSIGNAKIGSFVARSPLAVGNINAEKPSPTINAEVVGSTFDGERKILGFQDLVYLNKGSNEGLKEGQVFTVLKSVRDRKKTSLVEDLKEQIARIKVIKTTSERATAIVLNSSQFVRPGDFIGSQAKLPKPEELKTMEDQDSVGEEAIPDEDTDSEQESESDELELE; encoded by the coding sequence GTGAAGCGCATCTTAGTGAATACATCGTGGGTAATTTTGTTACTTTTTATGGCTCCAGTTTCAGCTCAAGACGAACTTTCGAGCGAGATAGATAAGCTTGAGAGTGGCCAATTGGAAAGTGAATCTCCTGTTGCCGAAGATCCTTCTCAATCGGCAGAAGATATCGAAAGTGAACTCAACGAAGAATTTGGTATTTCAAATCAGAAAAAAGCAGTTGAAGCTGCACCAGAGCCTGTGGAGGCTCCTGAGGAATTGCCGAATGAGATTGCAGGTCCCCAAGACGAAGTTTCTCCTATCGTGGAAGAAACAAAGAGTCCTGAGGAGCTGAATGAAGAATTAACATTGGAAGAAACTGTTCCAATGGATACCGAAAAGAAAGCTCAAGATTTCAAACCTATCAATCCTCCTCCAGCAAAAAACTTAGAGGAAACTCCAGTAGTAGAAGAAGAAAAACTTGCGCCCTATATAGAGCCAACACAATCTGAACCCACTTATTCAGAAAGTGTTCCGAATGATTTCGAAGAAAGAATGCACCGTATTTACAGTCAGTTTTACACAGAGGCGACATCGGATTCAGCATGGACACAAATCGCTGGCGAAAAAATTAAAGAAACATACACAGTACAGCCTGGAGATACACTTTGGGATATCAGTGTGACGTTCTTTGGTAATGGACATTATTGGCCGAAGGTTTGGCAGATGAATGAGAGTATTACCAATCCGCATTTGGTTTCTACGGGATATGTTTTAAAGTTTGTTCCAGGGCAAATCGATACAGCTCCACAGTTGAGAATTACAGAGAATGGCGAGACCCAGCTTGTTCCAGGCACGACAGAACTTTCTACAAAGATTGAAGATCCTTCAATTGCTGCGGGTAGAGGGGAACCAACACCGATTATTCCTCCGCCAGAAAGAAAATATGCTCCTGTTCTTACAACACTTCCACCAAGTTTACCCTACATCATGGGACCAAAATCAGAAGGTTTTGATAAAGATGGTTTTGATATTCAAAATAAACGACCTGCTATTCAGCCAGCAAAAGTTTATTTGACTTCGTATCTTTCAGAAGAAAAACCAATCCACGTTGGTAAAATTATAGAAATGAATGAAGAAGACGACGAAACGGCAACTCTTTATGAAACTGTATTTATCCAAATGACAAATGGTGCGCAGATTGGTGAAAAATTATCAGTTCATAGCCTAGGCCCTCGCATTAAAGACACAGCTGGCAGAGGAATGGGATATGCAGTGATTCAAGAGGGCGAAGTTCAGATTCAAGAGCTTGTGAATCAAAAAGAGGACGTTTACAAAGCGCTTGTTATTCGCAGTATAGGCAATGCAAAAATAGGAAGCTTTGTTGCGAGAAGTCCTTTGGCGGTTGGAAATATCAATGCAGAAAAACCATCACCAACGATCAATGCAGAGGTTGTAGGAAGCACATTTGATGGAGAAAGAAAGATATTAGGATTTCAAGATCTTGTTTATTTAAATAAAGGTTCAAATGAAGGACTTAAAGAAGGACAGGTCTTTACAGTTCTAAAAAGTGTTAGAGATAGAAAAAAAACCAGCCTGGTTGAAGATTTAAAAGAACAGATAGCAAGAATCAAAGTCATTAAAACAACAAGCGAAAGGGCCACTGCAATTGTCCTAAACTCTTCTCAGTTTGTCAGACCCGGAGATTTTATAGGCTCTCAGGCAAAGCTCCCAAAGCCTGAAGAGCTAAAGACTATGGAGGACCAAGATTCTGTTGGTGAAGAGGCTATTCCGGACGAAGATACAGATTCCGAACAAGAATCGGAGTCAGATGAACTAGAATTGGAATAG
- a CDS encoding DNA-processing protein DprA — protein sequence MKPVEFLSILSTQVSGVNLKSFQKLHSLIDIYDLKKDPRMIFGDQLPEKLSENWFDKVLHEYDLFQKNNIHHIYPDHPLYPKDFKTLEKPPLFLSMLGDISCLNRDKISVVGSRYPTSAVLEWMDVYLDPIVKDDIVIVSGAARGIDQKAHSISLKSSKPTIAFLPSGLGEIYPKEFARWKDRITDCGGLLISEYAHDQSIHSHHFHERNRMIAKLGLFLLVCEARRKSGSTMTARLAIENSKTVCVLPGFPTSKNSQGCLDLLFQGALPIRDSDDLKVLIEAEKMSTQRNLQRNLFIPDLFQGIERSYKE from the coding sequence ATGAAACCAGTTGAATTTTTATCTATCCTGAGCACACAAGTCTCAGGAGTTAACTTAAAAAGTTTCCAAAAATTACATAGCTTAATCGATATTTATGATCTTAAAAAAGATCCCCGAATGATCTTTGGTGACCAGCTGCCGGAGAAGTTGTCCGAAAACTGGTTCGATAAGGTTTTGCATGAGTATGATTTATTTCAAAAAAATAATATTCATCATATTTATCCCGATCATCCACTTTATCCAAAGGATTTTAAGACTTTAGAAAAACCACCTTTATTTCTTTCGATGCTAGGGGATATCTCATGTCTCAATCGAGATAAAATTTCAGTGGTGGGGAGTCGCTATCCAACGTCTGCCGTTTTGGAGTGGATGGATGTGTATTTAGATCCTATCGTAAAAGATGATATTGTTATTGTAAGTGGGGCCGCGAGAGGTATTGATCAAAAAGCTCATTCGATTTCACTTAAGAGCAGCAAGCCGACGATTGCCTTTTTGCCATCGGGGTTAGGCGAAATTTATCCAAAAGAATTTGCAAGATGGAAAGACAGAATTACAGATTGCGGAGGATTGCTTATAAGTGAATACGCTCACGATCAGTCTATTCACAGCCATCACTTTCATGAGCGAAATAGAATGATCGCAAAGCTTGGATTATTTTTACTGGTTTGTGAGGCCAGAAGAAAGAGTGGGTCCACTATGACAGCAAGGCTTGCAATTGAAAACTCTAAGACTGTCTGCGTGTTACCAGGATTCCCTACAAGTAAAAACAGTCAAGGTTGTTTGGATTTACTATTTCAGGGAGCATTACCTATAAGAGACAGTGATGATCTGAAAGTCTTAATCGAAGCAGAGAAAATGTCGACACAGAGAAATTTGCAGAGAAATTTATTTATCCCAGATTTGTTTCAGGGCATAGAGCGCAGTTATAAAGAATAA
- the lptF gene encoding LPS export ABC transporter permease LptF — protein sequence MIRNYMRPVTYMIKEMLPSLLTGIIVFISILLMFQVLKLTEFVLAHGVTIEVIMRLVIYLSISFLPAILPMSVLFSVLMTYGRLSTDSEIIAFKSLGVSQKYLTIPAIVIGVVMCVVSAQTYFFIGPWGAKQSYSLLNVLGSSQVISNIREGTFAEGFFDLVVYANSVNEKKGILKDVFIYDERSQSVPVTIIAQEGQILSPKDFSLASTVLRLFKGSIHRTGEGVYTKIQFENYDISLTPELDKNEKEDSPKAMTITEIHRELAKKDITSDRYLKLDTEYHKRWALPFACIIFSLIGVGLGTVVNRRMAKSGGFVVSIGLIVTYWILYVSMETIARNGTIHPAIALWLPNVLFFITALYALKQIWDK from the coding sequence ATGATTAGAAACTACATGAGACCTGTTACTTACATGATCAAAGAAATGCTCCCAAGTCTTCTGACTGGGATTATTGTTTTCATTTCTATTCTTCTTATGTTCCAAGTCTTAAAACTCACTGAATTTGTTCTCGCTCATGGTGTAACCATCGAAGTGATCATGAGACTCGTGATTTATTTATCGATCAGTTTTTTACCTGCCATTTTACCAATGAGTGTTCTCTTCTCTGTGCTTATGACCTACGGAAGACTCAGTACAGACTCTGAAATTATTGCCTTTAAATCTCTAGGCGTTTCCCAAAAATATTTGACGATTCCCGCTATCGTTATTGGCGTTGTTATGTGTGTCGTTTCAGCCCAAACCTATTTTTTTATTGGGCCCTGGGGAGCAAAACAATCTTATTCCCTTTTGAACGTATTAGGATCTAGCCAAGTGATTTCAAATATTCGTGAAGGAACTTTTGCCGAGGGATTTTTTGATCTTGTTGTTTACGCCAATAGTGTGAATGAGAAAAAAGGAATTCTAAAAGATGTTTTTATCTACGATGAAAGATCTCAGTCTGTTCCTGTAACCATTATTGCCCAAGAAGGACAAATTTTATCACCAAAGGATTTCTCTTTAGCTTCCACAGTTTTAAGACTCTTTAAGGGGAGCATTCATAGAACTGGCGAAGGTGTTTATACAAAAATTCAATTTGAAAACTATGATATCTCCCTCACTCCGGAATTAGATAAAAATGAAAAAGAAGATTCTCCAAAAGCCATGACCATCACCGAAATTCACAGAGAACTTGCCAAAAAAGACATCACGTCAGATCGCTATCTAAAGCTAGATACAGAATATCACAAAAGATGGGCCCTCCCCTTCGCTTGTATTATCTTTTCCCTTATCGGCGTAGGACTAGGTACTGTGGTGAATCGCCGTATGGCAAAGTCTGGTGGATTTGTAGTTTCCATTGGCTTGATTGTAACTTATTGGATTTTATATGTCTCCATGGAAACCATTGCTAGAAATGGAACAATTCATCCCGCAATTGCACTTTGGCTTCCAAATGTTTTATTCTTTATAACTGCGCTCTATGCCCTGAAACAAATCTGGGATAAATAA